A stretch of Natator depressus isolate rNatDep1 chromosome 2, rNatDep2.hap1, whole genome shotgun sequence DNA encodes these proteins:
- the LOC141981979 gene encoding uncharacterized protein LOC141981979 isoform X1, whose amino-acid sequence MAAVKPVQGPVSFEEVAVYFIKEEWALLDPAQRVLYRQVMQENYDNLTSLADDGMVSETMEQNPHQEVHKQVESHGVLLRRCKGNVSRSCEQGKTCESQHRPEKWQGNQPAQKVGKSVNYKGTLKGLKESMAQQGIPEGERNNTCVDCGEKFSRRSQLITHQKTHTGEKPYECCECRKTFTDSANLIRHQRIHTGERPYTCCECGKSFAWRSSLITHQRIHTGEKPYECCECGKTFNDSSHLIIHKRIHTGERNYTCVDCGKKFSRRSTLITHQRIHTGKKPYECCECKKTFIDSSNLIRHQRIHTGERPYKCCECGKTFTTSSLLITHQRIHTSEKPYECCECGKDFSSSSYLITHQRIHTGEKPYKCLECGKTFAWSSYLIIHQRIHTGEKPYKCCECGKTFAVSSNLVTHQRGHIGERNNTCVYCGKKFSRRSTLIRHQRSHTGERPYACCECGKTFTRSSHLIRHQSIHTEEKPYKCCECGKTFNRSSNLIRHQRIHTGEKPYE is encoded by the coding sequence CAGATGATGGGATGGTGAGTGAGACCATGGAGCAGAATCCTCATCAGgaagttcacaagcaagtggaaTCACATGGGGTGTTATTGCGAAGATGCAAAGGGAATGTGTCCAGGAGTTGTGAGCAGGGAAAAACCTGTGAGagtcagcacaggccagagaagtgGCAGGGAAACCAACCAGCGCAGAAGGTTGGTAAATCTGTTAATTATAAGGGAACTCTCAAAGGCCTCAAGGAAAGCATGGCCCAGCAGGGAATCCCCgagggagagagaaataacaCATGTGTTGATTGTGGGGAAAAGTTCAGTAGGCGCTCACAGCTTATTACACATCAGAAGacccacacaggggagaaaccctatgaatgctgtgagtgcaggAAAACCTTCACTGATAGTGCaaaccttattagacatcagaggatccacacaggagagagaccctatacctgctgtgagtgtgggaaaagctttgctTGGAGATCAAgccttattacacatcagaggatccacacaggggagaaaccctatgaatgctgtgagtgcggaAAAACCTTCAATGATAGCTCACACCTTATTATACATAAGAGGATTCatacaggagagagaaattacacATGCGTTGATTGTGGGAAAAAGTTCAGTAGACGCTCAACCCTTATTAcgcatcagaggatccacactgggaagaaaccctatgaatgctgtgagtgcaaGAAAACCTTCATTGATAGCTCAAATCTTATTAGACATCaaaggatccacacaggagagaggccctataAATGCTGTGaatgtgggaaaaccttcactaCAAGCTCACtccttattacacatcagaggatccacacatcagagaaaccctatgaatgctgcGAGTGTGGGAAAGACTTTTCTTCAAGCTCAtaccttattacacatcagaggatccacacaggggagaaaccctataaatgtcttgagtgcgggaaaacctttgCTTGGAGCTCATACCTTATTatacatcagaggatccacacaggggagaaaccctataaatgttgtgagtgcgggaaaacctttgCTGTTAGCTCAAACCTTGTTACACATCAGAGGGGCCACATAGGAGAGAGAAATAACACATGTGTTTATTGTGGGAAAAAGTTCAGTAGGCGCTCAacccttattagacatcagaggagccacacaggagagagaccctatgcaTGCTGTGaatgtgggaaaaccttcactcgGAGCTCACACCTTATCAGGCATCAGAGCATTCACACAGaggagaaaccctataaatgctgtGAATGTGGAAAAACCTTCAATCGGAGCTCAAACCTTATTAggcatcagaggatccacacaggggagaaaccctatgAATAA
- the LOC141981979 gene encoding uncharacterized protein LOC141981979 isoform X2 → MAAVKPVQGPVSFEEVAVYFIKEEWALLDPAQRVLYRQVMQENYDNLTSLDDGMVSETMEQNPHQEVHKQVESHGVLLRRCKGNVSRSCEQGKTCESQHRPEKWQGNQPAQKVGKSVNYKGTLKGLKESMAQQGIPEGERNNTCVDCGEKFSRRSQLITHQKTHTGEKPYECCECRKTFTDSANLIRHQRIHTGERPYTCCECGKSFAWRSSLITHQRIHTGEKPYECCECGKTFNDSSHLIIHKRIHTGERNYTCVDCGKKFSRRSTLITHQRIHTGKKPYECCECKKTFIDSSNLIRHQRIHTGERPYKCCECGKTFTTSSLLITHQRIHTSEKPYECCECGKDFSSSSYLITHQRIHTGEKPYKCLECGKTFAWSSYLIIHQRIHTGEKPYKCCECGKTFAVSSNLVTHQRGHIGERNNTCVYCGKKFSRRSTLIRHQRSHTGERPYACCECGKTFTRSSHLIRHQSIHTEEKPYKCCECGKTFNRSSNLIRHQRIHTGEKPYE, encoded by the coding sequence ATGATGGGATGGTGAGTGAGACCATGGAGCAGAATCCTCATCAGgaagttcacaagcaagtggaaTCACATGGGGTGTTATTGCGAAGATGCAAAGGGAATGTGTCCAGGAGTTGTGAGCAGGGAAAAACCTGTGAGagtcagcacaggccagagaagtgGCAGGGAAACCAACCAGCGCAGAAGGTTGGTAAATCTGTTAATTATAAGGGAACTCTCAAAGGCCTCAAGGAAAGCATGGCCCAGCAGGGAATCCCCgagggagagagaaataacaCATGTGTTGATTGTGGGGAAAAGTTCAGTAGGCGCTCACAGCTTATTACACATCAGAAGacccacacaggggagaaaccctatgaatgctgtgagtgcaggAAAACCTTCACTGATAGTGCaaaccttattagacatcagaggatccacacaggagagagaccctatacctgctgtgagtgtgggaaaagctttgctTGGAGATCAAgccttattacacatcagaggatccacacaggggagaaaccctatgaatgctgtgagtgcggaAAAACCTTCAATGATAGCTCACACCTTATTATACATAAGAGGATTCatacaggagagagaaattacacATGCGTTGATTGTGGGAAAAAGTTCAGTAGACGCTCAACCCTTATTAcgcatcagaggatccacactgggaagaaaccctatgaatgctgtgagtgcaaGAAAACCTTCATTGATAGCTCAAATCTTATTAGACATCaaaggatccacacaggagagaggccctataAATGCTGTGaatgtgggaaaaccttcactaCAAGCTCACtccttattacacatcagaggatccacacatcagagaaaccctatgaatgctgcGAGTGTGGGAAAGACTTTTCTTCAAGCTCAtaccttattacacatcagaggatccacacaggggagaaaccctataaatgtcttgagtgcgggaaaacctttgCTTGGAGCTCATACCTTATTatacatcagaggatccacacaggggagaaaccctataaatgttgtgagtgcgggaaaacctttgCTGTTAGCTCAAACCTTGTTACACATCAGAGGGGCCACATAGGAGAGAGAAATAACACATGTGTTTATTGTGGGAAAAAGTTCAGTAGGCGCTCAacccttattagacatcagaggagccacacaggagagagaccctatgcaTGCTGTGaatgtgggaaaaccttcactcgGAGCTCACACCTTATCAGGCATCAGAGCATTCACACAGaggagaaaccctataaatgctgtGAATGTGGAAAAACCTTCAATCGGAGCTCAAACCTTATTAggcatcagaggatccacacaggggagaaaccctatgAATAA
- the LOC141981979 gene encoding uncharacterized protein LOC141981979 isoform X3, translating into MVSETMEQNPHQEVHKQVESHGVLLRRCKGNVSRSCEQGKTCESQHRPEKWQGNQPAQKVGKSVNYKGTLKGLKESMAQQGIPEGERNNTCVDCGEKFSRRSQLITHQKTHTGEKPYECCECRKTFTDSANLIRHQRIHTGERPYTCCECGKSFAWRSSLITHQRIHTGEKPYECCECGKTFNDSSHLIIHKRIHTGERNYTCVDCGKKFSRRSTLITHQRIHTGKKPYECCECKKTFIDSSNLIRHQRIHTGERPYKCCECGKTFTTSSLLITHQRIHTSEKPYECCECGKDFSSSSYLITHQRIHTGEKPYKCLECGKTFAWSSYLIIHQRIHTGEKPYKCCECGKTFAVSSNLVTHQRGHIGERNNTCVYCGKKFSRRSTLIRHQRSHTGERPYACCECGKTFTRSSHLIRHQSIHTEEKPYKCCECGKTFNRSSNLIRHQRIHTGEKPYE; encoded by the coding sequence ATGGTGAGTGAGACCATGGAGCAGAATCCTCATCAGgaagttcacaagcaagtggaaTCACATGGGGTGTTATTGCGAAGATGCAAAGGGAATGTGTCCAGGAGTTGTGAGCAGGGAAAAACCTGTGAGagtcagcacaggccagagaagtgGCAGGGAAACCAACCAGCGCAGAAGGTTGGTAAATCTGTTAATTATAAGGGAACTCTCAAAGGCCTCAAGGAAAGCATGGCCCAGCAGGGAATCCCCgagggagagagaaataacaCATGTGTTGATTGTGGGGAAAAGTTCAGTAGGCGCTCACAGCTTATTACACATCAGAAGacccacacaggggagaaaccctatgaatgctgtgagtgcaggAAAACCTTCACTGATAGTGCaaaccttattagacatcagaggatccacacaggagagagaccctatacctgctgtgagtgtgggaaaagctttgctTGGAGATCAAgccttattacacatcagaggatccacacaggggagaaaccctatgaatgctgtgagtgcggaAAAACCTTCAATGATAGCTCACACCTTATTATACATAAGAGGATTCatacaggagagagaaattacacATGCGTTGATTGTGGGAAAAAGTTCAGTAGACGCTCAACCCTTATTAcgcatcagaggatccacactgggaagaaaccctatgaatgctgtgagtgcaaGAAAACCTTCATTGATAGCTCAAATCTTATTAGACATCaaaggatccacacaggagagaggccctataAATGCTGTGaatgtgggaaaaccttcactaCAAGCTCACtccttattacacatcagaggatccacacatcagagaaaccctatgaatgctgcGAGTGTGGGAAAGACTTTTCTTCAAGCTCAtaccttattacacatcagaggatccacacaggggagaaaccctataaatgtcttgagtgcgggaaaacctttgCTTGGAGCTCATACCTTATTatacatcagaggatccacacaggggagaaaccctataaatgttgtgagtgcgggaaaacctttgCTGTTAGCTCAAACCTTGTTACACATCAGAGGGGCCACATAGGAGAGAGAAATAACACATGTGTTTATTGTGGGAAAAAGTTCAGTAGGCGCTCAacccttattagacatcagaggagccacacaggagagagaccctatgcaTGCTGTGaatgtgggaaaaccttcactcgGAGCTCACACCTTATCAGGCATCAGAGCATTCACACAGaggagaaaccctataaatgctgtGAATGTGGAAAAACCTTCAATCGGAGCTCAAACCTTATTAggcatcagaggatccacacaggggagaaaccctatgAATAA